The Euphorbia lathyris chromosome 4, ddEupLath1.1, whole genome shotgun sequence genomic interval ATACAAATGCAAGGTAGAAGGGTGTGGACTTTCATTCAGATTTGTATCAGACTATAGCAGACATAGGAGAAAAACAGGACACTATGTGAATACAGATGCCTGAAAAGTTGTtatatgttgggatgttttttttgtacaaaatgaTGTGTGAAGTGAAACTCTAGTGTAGGGTTAGACTGATCTTTTGTAGGTGAGCAAGCATTCTCCAAATTATTTGAATGCATTGCTGTGATAGTTGAAAACCTTTTTATGCCACTTAGATCATCAtccattatatttatttatgatgCTATATTTAATGTTCCCCCAATTTTGCCCTTATATGTCTTCAGGAGAAAAGGCACGTACATAGCGTCAATTGAATTACAAAGCATTAAAATGCCAATTATTACTGCTGAAAACAACAGGCCCAATGTTggcaattttttctttttatcacaGTTTCTCATCTCATGCTGCATTTTCTACACATGTGCACCAGTTGAGCTTCGTGTCCTGCACTCCCTTCCGCGTGACACAAGGTTGAAACGCTTTCCATTTCTATCAAGTCGCCAGTTCCTTGTGACTTGTTATAGCGTCTTTTCTTTAGTGGTCCATTATAAGGACCATTCTGCAATTTTTCCTTATAAGAAAACACTATCCAACCATTAAAATGGTTGATTTGGACATTGTCCAATTGTGAGGCTCTCCATTTCATGAGAGTGTTTTACTCTGAAAAGCTATATGAGCTAATTTCTGGactcattttattcaataaagtaagacttgttttttttttttatggaaattgtTTTTAAAAGGAAAATGATTTTTTACCGTGTGACTTTTTACCCTCCAACCATTAAGGATGCTCTTAGAAATTGGAGGCTTTTAATTGTCCCTCTCTAATAATCAGGGCTCGCCAATTTTTAAATATTGCTAATTAGTTCCTCAAACATACCCCTAAAGATCCTCTGGAGAGGAAGATTGCTGATTATTAGCAATTTTTAAAAATTGCTAGTAGTTGCTCCAACACACCCCTAGAGATTCTTCGGAGAGGAAGATTGCTGATTATTagcaattttttataattaataactttatatatatatatatatatatatatatatattcaggtGTGTTTATATGAGTTGAGTttgtgatttgatttttaagtttGAACCTAATCCGATCCGAACATCCCTAAATTAATAGTGGACTGGGCTAGGCTTAGActaagcattttttttttatctaaaaactTGATAGATCTGGCCTGAGCCCggcccatggacaggtctaaATATAAGTGTGCCTTTTAGCAACAAAAACGGCACATGTATAAATGATATGACCTCCGTGGTTTTATCTAAAACCTCTCACCTAGACTCCTCTACAACCTCATTCCCATTCACTTAATAGAAATGGCAGCTGCCGCTCCACCGCCTCCGCCGGCCCCTACTCCATCTCCACCCACCGGCCTTCCAGAATCCGACTGTACCCCCGTCGGCCACCCTCTCTTCACCAGGATCCGCCTAGCAACACCGACTGATGTTCCCCATATCCACAAACTCATCAACCAAATGGCCGTCTTCGAGCGCCTCACTGATATGTGCGTCGCCACTGAATCCTCCCTTTCATCCACTCTCTTCAACTCCTTGCCGTTCCAATCATTCACCGTCTTCCTTCTCGAGGTTTCCCCTAGTCCTCTTCAGAAACTAACTTTCCCCAATTTCACATCCATTGAGCAAATCGTCCAACTCGATTATCCAATCACCGATCCAGAATCCGAAACTTTCAGAAGCGGAAGTGATGATGTTGTGGTAGCTGGATTCGTGCTGTTCTTCCCAAATTACTCGTCATTTCTAGCGAAGCCAGGGTTTTACATCGAGGATCTGTTTGTGAGGGAATGTTATAGGAGGAAAGGAATGGGGAAAATGCTTCTGTCTGCGGTGGCCGGACAGGCGGTGAAAATGGGATACGGGAGAGTAGAGTGGGTGGTACTCGATTGGAATGTGAAtgcaattaaattttatgaagaAATGGGTGCGAAGATCTTACCTGAATGGAGGATCTGCAGGCTTACTGGTGAGTCTCTTGAAGCTTATCGTGACGCCATTTAAATTGTGATGTGCCCAATTTTAGGGTTAGCGTTCTTTCtgtgttggttttttaatttgGGGATTAAAATGATAATAGATGTTAGTAGTGGGGTATTGAATGAAGTGGAAAGAAGAAAAAGCAAGTGTTCATTCAAATGTTAGTCTTTGATCTTTGTTGTTTACTGCTAATTTGAACTCCTTTGGTTGGTGAGGTATGAAATTGCAGATTAATAGTTACAACTGGAAATTTTATTCTCAAGATCTCTGAAATAGTGAAAATTCAAGTTTATGCTCtgaaattttagatttttataGCATGGGATCAAAGTTCAATGCTTAATTTCAATCAGACAAgggataattatttatattaagcaGATAGAGATGATATTCTATAAATTCTGTTTTGAAACGTTAAATTAAACAGTTTCATGCTTGGCAATTAAGCATCTAGTCTTTCTGTTTCGAGGATTGCGTATTTTTTGTGCATCAAGAGTTTGAATTGTTGCGAAAATGAAAGGTTAGGAATGGTAATTTGCTGATCTAGTTTGAGCTTTGAGAGACTTCCATTTCATTCGCCATAAGTGGATGCCTGCCTCAGCAAATCATATACTTGTTTTCCACTGAGCTATTTCTTCCCCTCCACACTTTTTTCTTCTTTACCTTGGTAAATTGAATATGATAAGAGCATGTCTAATGGTTatttacacccatggccattgaactatGCTTACACTATAAATATTAAACTTCAAAATACAATATAAAAGTCACTTAATTtcacacttttttttaatattatgactGCTAAACTCCAATTATCGTTTCAAAATATCTTTtgacgatctcaaaataaaaaattccaagaattagtgatattttaagaaactttaatttttcaaaattttcgttttgatgtCATTCAGGAGTTGTTCGGTTAGGAGAGAAAgcaaatttttagagagaaagttccaaaaaatggtgattttgaaaaatatggtttcatgatAAATGTCATTTCCATTTTAAGACTGTTAACAATAATTTTGAGGCGTTAATTAAAGTTAGTGGCACAATGTTAAAATAAAGTTTGCGCTCGTTGCGGGACTTAACCCAACACCTTACGGCACGAGCTGACGACAGCCATGCACCACCCGTGTCCGCGTTCCCGAAGGCACCCCTTTTTTTCAAGAGGATTCGCGGCATGTGAATGATTTTTAATGTTTGGAAGTTTAGTGATACAGTGTTAAAAAATAAGTTTAGTGATTTCAATGAAAAATAGTTCATAAATGTTAGTTACTCTTTGGGCCAAAGTAACAAGTTTAGTGTCATACAATTCAAGATTGAAGACAAGAGAGGAGGAAACATGATAGTATGCCGAGGCTTGACTTGCCAATATTCGTTAGATCCATTTGATTGCGGGGATATTATTACTGAAAATCTGTTTGTGGAATGGTGCGATCTTATTTGCCAAAGCTCAATTCCATGGCCTAATTCAAG includes:
- the LOC136227862 gene encoding GCN5-related N-acetyltransferase 8-like; the protein is MAAAAPPPPPAPTPSPPTGLPESDCTPVGHPLFTRIRLATPTDVPHIHKLINQMAVFERLTDMCVATESSLSSTLFNSLPFQSFTVFLLEVSPSPLQKLTFPNFTSIEQIVQLDYPITDPESETFRSGSDDVVVAGFVLFFPNYSSFLAKPGFYIEDLFVRECYRRKGMGKMLLSAVAGQAVKMGYGRVEWVVLDWNVNAIKFYEEMGAKILPEWRICRLTGESLEAYRDAI